One Mangrovimonas cancribranchiae DNA segment encodes these proteins:
- a CDS encoding alpha/beta hydrolase-fold protein, translating into MNKIKTKYNALAQCNFESLQLSTALLSIYQNRYVQFETKIMRTLINLRKQIILLIFLFAVCFSYSQETAQIQTVEIQSEILNQNRNILVYTPWIYNERDLVSFDVVYVFDSQHRELFDLVHSSLSFIMGTKKFIVVGIPSPAYPELEYYRSNDLFPKPINVDIENYNVLNPNAENFWEFVKTEITPLIENQFRTTNRKYLIGHSMSASFALDKIVSNPEFMNGVIAISPNFSYDSNRLANDFINSDVLSKNKFIYISQADEYFSINERWYSAFEKVKEFADNLESERKKNLIIKEFPDNGHWNGFLPSLIFSLTELKKFIEQNPYKPNGNFKEVTFKIKTLNADDEVYIVGNQDNLGSWNPSQVKMNKTKELERELKIKVQYPIEFKITRGNWETQAITNQTTNSGENIVIFDNESNIIELNIMQWNDK; encoded by the coding sequence ATGAATAAGATAAAAACAAAATACAACGCTTTGGCTCAGTGCAACTTTGAAAGTTTACAGCTTTCTACTGCCCTACTTTCCATATACCAAAACCGTTATGTGCAATTTGAGACAAAAATTATGAGAACACTAATTAATTTAAGAAAACAGATAATCCTACTAATATTTCTGTTCGCTGTTTGTTTTAGTTACAGCCAAGAAACTGCTCAAATTCAGACTGTCGAAATCCAATCTGAAATTTTAAATCAAAATCGCAATATTTTAGTTTATACGCCTTGGATATATAACGAGAGAGATTTGGTTTCCTTTGACGTAGTTTACGTTTTTGACTCACAACATCGTGAATTATTTGATTTAGTCCATTCCTCGTTAAGCTTTATAATGGGAACTAAAAAATTTATTGTTGTTGGCATTCCATCACCAGCATACCCTGAATTGGAATATTACAGAAGCAACGATTTATTTCCTAAACCAATAAATGTAGATATCGAAAATTATAACGTTTTAAATCCAAATGCCGAAAACTTCTGGGAATTTGTAAAAACTGAAATCACACCATTAATTGAAAATCAATTTAGGACAACCAATAGAAAATATCTTATTGGACATTCAATGAGTGCTTCTTTTGCTCTCGACAAAATTGTTTCAAATCCAGAATTTATGAATGGTGTAATTGCAATTTCACCTAATTTCTCATACGATAGTAATCGGCTCGCAAACGATTTTATAAATTCAGATGTATTAAGTAAAAATAAATTCATATATATAAGTCAAGCAGACGAATACTTTTCAATAAATGAAAGATGGTATTCAGCATTCGAAAAAGTCAAAGAATTCGCCGATAATTTGGAAAGTGAAAGAAAGAAGAATTTAATAATCAAAGAATTTCCAGATAATGGACATTGGAATGGGTTTCTGCCCTCTTTAATATTTTCATTAACCGAATTAAAAAAATTCATAGAACAAAATCCATATAAACCAAATGGAAATTTCAAAGAAGTAACTTTTAAAATAAAAACTTTAAACGCAGACGATGAAGTATACATTGTAGGAAACCAAGATAATTTAGGAAGTTGGAACCCTTCACAAGTAAAAATGAACAAAACAAAAGAATTGGAAAGAGAGCTAAAGATAAAGGTTCAATATCCGATTGAATTTAAAATAACAAGAGGTAATTGGGAAACTCAAGCAATAACTAATCAAACTACAAATAGCGGAGAAAATATTGTGATTTTCGACAATGAATCTAATATTATTGAACTTAATATAATGCAGTGGAATGACAAATAA
- a CDS encoding XAC2610-related protein yields the protein MKKILLILIILFSFELYSQEIIKFSDAEFEFCLTKKCGKTDCEITKIEVLKNGILKQTIKPSENYFSKTFPNDQLFAIEDMDFDGKMDFRLMEFLPAGPNVPFLFWIYNPTNELFEENKDYGEITSPEFDYEKKQINSTWRNGCCEHGRDVYELTNGIPKLTERFVIGHNSEDKEYYEHWKIENGELKLIEKTVE from the coding sequence ATGAAAAAAATTCTGCTAATATTAATAATTCTGTTTTCGTTTGAACTTTATTCACAAGAAATAATAAAGTTTTCAGATGCGGAATTTGAATTTTGTCTGACAAAAAAATGCGGAAAAACTGACTGTGAAATAACTAAAATTGAGGTTCTGAAAAATGGAATCTTAAAGCAAACAATAAAACCGAGCGAAAACTATTTCAGCAAAACATTTCCAAACGACCAACTTTTCGCAATTGAGGATATGGATTTTGACGGAAAAATGGATTTTAGGCTAATGGAATTTCTTCCAGCTGGACCGAATGTTCCTTTTCTATTTTGGATTTATAATCCGACAAATGAACTCTTTGAAGAAAACAAAGATTACGGAGAAATAACTTCGCCTGAATTTGATTACGAAAAAAAACAAATTAATTCGACTTGGAGAAACGGTTGTTGCGAACACGGACGAGACGTTTATGAATTGACAAACGGAATTCCAAAATTGACTGAACGATTTGTTATTGGACATAATTCGGAGGACAAAGAATATTACGAACATTGGAAAATTGAAAACGGAGAATTAAAACTAATCGAAAAGACAGTTGAATAA
- a CDS encoding lipocalin family protein, whose amino-acid sequence MLFILLTVGILSSCNNDDDSDSNTELIGNWKLIEVLIDPGDGSGTFNSVESEKIITFENNGTITSNGNLCDMSIASDNSTSGTYSNSEMSFNSADCNNPDYDFTFEQNGNTLIINYPCIEPCQAKFIKE is encoded by the coding sequence TTGTTATTCATTTTATTAACGGTTGGAATTTTGTCATCTTGTAATAATGATGACGATTCGGACTCAAATACTGAATTAATCGGAAATTGGAAATTAATAGAAGTACTAATTGATCCAGGAGATGGAAGTGGAACATTTAATTCTGTTGAAAGCGAGAAAATTATAACCTTTGAAAATAACGGAACAATAACTTCAAATGGAAATTTGTGTGATATGTCAATTGCCTCTGACAATTCAACTTCAGGAACTTACTCAAACTCTGAAATGAGTTTTAATTCAGCTGACTGTAACAATCCTGACTATGACTTCACATTTGAACAGAATGGAAATACTTTAATTATAAATTACCCTTGTATTGAACCGTGTCAAGCTAAATTTATAAAGGAATAA